In the Quercus lobata isolate SW786 chromosome 5, ValleyOak3.0 Primary Assembly, whole genome shotgun sequence genome, one interval contains:
- the LOC115992373 gene encoding glyoxylate/hydroxypyruvate reductase HPR3-like, which translates to MATEDNEVEDHRPLVLIHHLPSFKLPLQDRLITHFRLFDSLASPEASSVRALICVGPTTVTADTLDHLPSLRLVVGSSAGLDHVDLAECRRRGIAVTNAGDANSENVADYAVALLLDVLRRVSAADRFVRSGLWPQMGEYPLGCKLGGKRIGIVGLGSIGSEVAKRLVAFGCTVAYNSRNKKPSVLYPYYANVHDLAVNSDVLIVCCALTNETHHIINKDVLTALGREGFIINVGRGALVDEKELVQFLVQGEIGGAGLDVFENEPNVPKELFALDNVVLSPHLAISTPESFEALNEVIIANLKAFFSSKPLLSPFQQE; encoded by the exons ATGGCTACCGAAGACAACGAAGTCGAAGACCACCGTCCTCTCGTCCTTATACACCACCTCCCTTCATTCAAACTCCCACTACAAGACCGCTTGATCACCCACTTCCGCCTTTTCGACTCGCTGGCCTCGCCCGAGGCCTCCTCCGTACGCGCTCTCATCTGCGTCGGCCCCACGACCGTCACCGCCGACACCCTCGACCACCTCCCTTCTCTGCGACTTGTCGTTGGCTCCAGCGCCGGCCTTGACCACGTCGACCTCGCCGAGTGCCGCCGTCGTGGCATTGCCGTCACCAATGCCGGCGACGCCAACTCTGAGAACGTGGCCGACTACGCCGTCGCGCTTTTGCTCGATGTTCTGCGCCGAGTTTCCGCTGCTGATCGATTTGTTCGCTCTGGTTTGTGGCCTCAAATGGGAGAGTACCCACTTGGCTGTaag TTAGGGGGAAAACGAATTGGTATTGTGGGGCTGGGAAGTATTGGCTCTGAAGTTGCAAAAAGGCTTGTGGCATTCGGCTGCACAGTTGCATACAACTCGAGGAACAAGAAGCCATCTGTACTGTATCCTTACTATGCCAATGTCCATGACCTTGCTGTTAACAGTGATGTTCTTATTGTTTGCTGTGCGCTGACGAATGAAACTCACCATATAATCAACAAAGATGTTTTGACAGCATTGGGAAGGGaaggttttataattaatgTTGGGCGCGGTGCTCTTGTTGATGAGAAAGAATTGGTGCAATTTTTGGTCCAAGGGGAGATTGGTGGTGCAGGTCTTGATGTGTTTGAGAACGAGCCTAATGTCCCAAAAGAGCTATTTGCCCTGGACAATGTTGTGTTGTCTCCACATCTTGCTATTTCAACTCCAGAATCCTTCGAAGCCTTGAACGAGGTGATTATAGCAAACTTGAAGGCTTTCTTTTCAAGTAAGCCTTTATTGTCGCCTTTCCAGCAGGAATGA
- the LOC115990233 gene encoding glyoxylate/hydroxypyruvate reductase HPR3-like encodes MATKEEQPQVLENKEEPKEEGELPLVVVLRSKNFNLPLEDHLQSHFHLLDPNDSPDESIESFLSRHAHSTRALLCVGLTPLIADTLGPHPSLELVVGSNAGVEHIDLHECRRHGIMVISASAAFSKDVVDYAMALLIDVLRRISTADHFVQGRLWPVKGEHPLGFKVCF; translated from the coding sequence ATGGCTACCAAAGAAGAACAGCCACAAGTCttggaaaacaaagaagaaCCAAAGGAGGAGGGTGAGCTACCCTTAGTTGTTGTGCTTCGTTCCAAAAACTTCAACCTTCCCCTTGAAGACCACTTACAGAGTCATTTCCACCTACTTGACCCAAATGACTCGCCTGATGAGTCGATCGAGTCCTTCCTATCTCGCCATGCCCACTCGACTCGTGCCTTACTTTGTGTGGGCTTGACCCCTCTCATTGCTGACACCCTTGGTCCCCACCCTAGCCTGGAACTCGTGGTTGGGTCCAATGCTGGTGTTGAACACATTGACCTTCACGAATGTCGCCGCCATGGAATCATGGTCATCAGTGCTAGTGCTGCCTTCTCTAAGGACGTAGTTGACTATGCCATGGCACTGTTGATTGATGTTCTGCGTCGAATATCGACTGCTGACCATTTTGTTCAAGGCAGGTTATGGCCTGTGAAAGGAGAACATCCACTTGGTTTCAAggtttgtttttga